The Flavobacterium marginilacus genome window below encodes:
- a CDS encoding glycoside hydrolase family 53 protein has protein sequence MKRIITLLSLSALLSIQFACSSSDSPETPVVDPPAVTDDFIRAADISSLPQIEAAGTVFTNNGKAENMLTTLKNAGCNTIRIRLWKNPAGGYSGLTEVKALAARVKQAGLKVWITVHYSDSWADPGTQTIPAEWKNLSFADLKTAVANYTSTIITEINPDIIQIGNEINIGLLWPQGHLINNEAQCIDLLKTASAAVRSKAPKTKIMIHYAGVKASDTDWFFNKVKSVDYDYIGLSYYPVWHGTDLAVVKSTINNLGTKFNKKVLIAETAYPFTLEYNDWTNNIVGLANQLVPGYPATPEGQKSFILAIKDIVKTSNSGIGFAYWGGEWVSFKGNQATDGSTFENQALYDFTNKALPVFQVFSLN, from the coding sequence ATGAAAAGAATCATAACCTTATTATCACTTTCTGCTTTATTAAGTATTCAATTTGCTTGCTCAAGCAGCGATTCTCCAGAAACGCCCGTTGTAGATCCACCAGCTGTAACTGACGATTTTATTAGAGCAGCTGATATTTCTTCCCTTCCTCAAATTGAAGCTGCAGGAACTGTTTTTACCAATAATGGAAAAGCTGAAAATATGCTTACAACTTTAAAAAATGCAGGCTGTAATACTATCCGAATCCGTTTATGGAAAAATCCAGCTGGAGGTTATTCAGGATTAACCGAAGTAAAAGCTTTGGCAGCTCGTGTGAAACAAGCAGGTTTAAAAGTTTGGATTACGGTTCATTACTCAGATTCCTGGGCGGATCCGGGAACACAAACTATTCCGGCAGAATGGAAAAACTTGTCTTTTGCAGATTTGAAAACAGCAGTAGCTAACTACACATCGACAATAATCACAGAAATTAATCCTGATATTATTCAAATTGGGAATGAAATTAACATTGGATTGTTATGGCCACAAGGACATTTGATTAATAATGAAGCTCAATGTATTGATTTGTTAAAAACCGCTAGTGCAGCTGTTCGCAGTAAAGCACCAAAAACTAAAATCATGATTCATTATGCAGGAGTAAAAGCTTCTGACACGGATTGGTTTTTTAATAAAGTAAAATCCGTTGACTATGATTATATAGGACTTTCTTATTATCCTGTTTGGCATGGTACAGATTTGGCAGTTGTAAAAAGTACTATTAATAATCTAGGAACTAAGTTCAATAAAAAAGTACTTATAGCCGAAACAGCTTATCCTTTTACATTAGAATATAATGACTGGACAAATAATATTGTGGGCCTGGCCAATCAATTAGTTCCTGGTTATCCAGCAACTCCTGAGGGGCAAAAAAGTTTTATATTAGCCATTAAAGATATTGTAAAAACTTCTAATTCCGGTATAGGATTCGCTTACTGGGGAGGAGAATGGGTTTCGTTCAAAGGAAACCAAGCAACCGATGGTTCAACATTTGAAAATCAGGCATTATATGATTTTACAAATAAAGCATTACCTGTTTTTCAGGTTTTCAGCTTAAATTAA